A DNA window from Providencia huaxiensis contains the following coding sequences:
- a CDS encoding ubiquinone biosynthesis accessory factor UbiJ: MEAPSTHTENQNTVLYSLITALMETSLNHMLFKEKVLQPARMRLAGKVMAIELKELNKTLTLVFAENHVDVLSQWVEPADCTIKTSIFTLVKLKDKQQLAQLINRGDIVIEGDMQIVQHWSSLLDLAIWNPAHYLSPYIGDVAAEGLSKLLNKGACLASHLVKRQKTYIKDAIVEEWKMAPSQLELAHFSDGVEQIENSLSALEQRLSQLEEKNDTR, from the coding sequence ATGGAAGCACCATCAACACATACCGAAAATCAAAATACAGTTTTGTATTCTTTGATAACAGCATTGATGGAAACCTCTCTTAACCACATGTTGTTTAAAGAAAAAGTTCTACAGCCTGCTAGAATGCGTTTGGCTGGTAAAGTTATGGCGATTGAACTTAAAGAACTGAATAAAACGTTAACACTTGTTTTTGCTGAAAACCATGTTGATGTGTTAAGCCAGTGGGTTGAGCCTGCGGACTGTACCATTAAAACATCCATCTTTACGCTTGTTAAATTGAAAGACAAACAGCAATTAGCTCAACTTATCAATCGCGGTGATATCGTGATTGAAGGGGATATGCAAATTGTGCAGCACTGGTCTTCTTTGCTTGATTTAGCAATTTGGAATCCTGCTCACTATTTATCACCTTATATTGGTGATGTTGCAGCCGAGGGTCTTAGTAAGCTACTGAATAAAGGCGCGTGCCTTGCATCTCATTTAGTAAAACGGCAAAAAACGTATATCAAAGACGCAATAGTTGAAGAATGGAAAATGGCTCCTAGCCAACTTGAGCTAGCTCATTTTAGTGATGGAGTTGAGCAAATAGAAAATTCATTGAGTGCGCTTGAACAACGGTTAAGCCAGTTGGAGGAGAAGAATGACACCCGGTGA
- the ubiB gene encoding ubiquinone biosynthesis regulatory protein kinase UbiB: MTPGEIKRLYFIIRVFLSYGLDELIPKIKLTLPLRIGRLGFFWIRNKHKDKALGERLRLALQELGPVWIKFGQMLSTRRDLFPPAIADQLSLLQDKVASFDGKLARSYIEESLEGPLEQWFDDFDEQALASASIAQVHTATLKENGKDVVIKVIRPDILPIIKADIKLMYRIANWVPLLPDGRRLRPKEVVREYEKTLIDELNLLRESANAIQLRRNFENSAMLYVPEVYPDYCRENVMVMERIYGIPVSDIAALKAQGTNMKLLAERGVKVFFTQVFRDSFFHADMHPGNIFVSYDHPEDPQYIGIDCGIVGSLNKEDKRYLAENFIAFFNRDYRKVAELHVDSGWVPSDTNVEDFEFAIRTVCEPIFEKPLAEISFGQVLLNLFNTARRFNMEVQPQLVLLQKTLLYVEGLGRQLYPQLDLWKTAKPFLEDWVHSQVGIPAITQALKEKAPYWAEKMPEIPDLIYGALRQHKYLQSNIDQLTQQLKNQRNKQRKSQFLLGIGATFVLCGSLFFISDLKQLAVVFMAAGALSWLFGWCKTDEN, translated from the coding sequence ATGACACCCGGTGAAATAAAACGACTTTACTTCATTATTCGGGTTTTTCTCTCTTACGGATTAGATGAGTTAATCCCCAAAATTAAACTAACGTTACCATTAAGAATTGGTCGCTTAGGTTTCTTTTGGATCAGAAATAAGCATAAAGACAAAGCATTGGGTGAAAGGCTTCGTCTCGCCCTACAAGAACTTGGGCCCGTTTGGATCAAATTTGGCCAAATGCTATCGACTCGTCGAGATCTTTTCCCTCCAGCAATCGCAGATCAACTTTCGTTATTGCAAGACAAAGTCGCGAGTTTTGATGGCAAACTGGCACGAAGCTATATTGAAGAGTCTCTCGAAGGGCCACTAGAACAGTGGTTTGATGATTTTGATGAGCAAGCTTTAGCGTCTGCGTCCATCGCTCAGGTTCATACCGCAACATTAAAAGAAAATGGCAAAGATGTTGTCATCAAGGTGATCCGCCCTGATATTTTGCCAATTATTAAAGCTGACATTAAATTAATGTACCGCATTGCAAATTGGGTTCCTTTGTTGCCAGATGGGCGGCGATTAAGGCCAAAAGAAGTCGTGCGTGAATACGAAAAAACATTGATTGATGAGCTGAATTTACTCCGTGAATCAGCAAATGCCATTCAGCTTCGTCGTAATTTTGAAAACAGCGCCATGCTGTATGTGCCAGAGGTCTATCCAGATTATTGTCGTGAAAACGTGATGGTCATGGAACGTATCTACGGGATCCCAGTTTCTGATATTGCTGCGCTTAAAGCGCAGGGAACCAATATGAAACTGCTGGCAGAACGTGGTGTTAAAGTTTTCTTCACACAGGTTTTCCGTGACAGTTTTTTCCATGCAGATATGCATCCAGGCAATATCTTTGTTAGTTACGATCATCCAGAAGATCCTCAATACATAGGGATAGACTGTGGAATAGTCGGTTCATTAAACAAAGAAGATAAACGCTATTTGGCAGAAAACTTCATTGCTTTTTTTAATCGTGATTACCGCAAAGTTGCAGAATTGCACGTTGACTCGGGCTGGGTTCCTTCAGACACAAATGTGGAAGACTTTGAGTTTGCTATTCGTACTGTATGTGAACCTATTTTTGAAAAACCATTGGCTGAAATTTCATTTGGGCAAGTATTATTAAATTTATTTAATACAGCACGCCGTTTCAACATGGAAGTTCAGCCACAGTTAGTCTTATTACAAAAAACACTGCTGTATGTAGAAGGGCTAGGACGGCAGCTTTACCCTCAGCTTGACCTATGGAAAACAGCAAAACCATTCCTTGAGGATTGGGTTCATAGCCAAGTAGGGATACCTGCAATCACTCAAGCATTAAAAGAAAAGGCGCCTTATTGGGCAGAAAAAATGCCTGAAATTCCTGATTTGATATATGGTGCTTTGAGGCAGCATAAATACTTACAGTCGAATATTGACCAATTAACACAGCAATTGAAAAATCAGCGTAATAAACAGCGTAAGTCGCAATTCCTCCTAGGGATCGGGGCGACATTTGTCTTATGCGGTAGCTTATTTTTTATTTCTGACTTAAAGCAGCTAGCCGTGGTATTTATGGCCGCAGGCGCCTTGTCTTGGCTGTTTGGTTGGTGTAAAACAGACGAAAATTAA